The Puntigrus tetrazona isolate hp1 chromosome 3, ASM1883169v1, whole genome shotgun sequence genome contains a region encoding:
- the nr1d1 gene encoding nuclear receptor subfamily 1 group D member 1 translates to MTLLELNMTTAVDTSNTGGVISYIGSCGGSPNRTSPVSMYSENSNSSLQSLTQPCFGSSFPPSPNGSQDSSRMYTSSSSSSSSSGSGEDGSSSCSGGSPRGRDDGGSARNSPNKSVATLTKLNGMVLLCKVCGDVASGFHYGVHACEGCKGFFRRSIQQNIQYKKCLKNETCTIMRINRNRCQQCRFKKCLSVGMSRDAVRFGRIPKREKQRMLAEMQNAMNNMVNNQLQNEFQLASITSNTPCSSSSSPSTSSSSSSPCPGLTVGPQPQPPAVPIASSPSPPAPASPSVQPAQSPPALTTSPPPCSSPGVDKTIAAITRAHRETFIYAHDKLGPALLPHNGELDNQSSNRCMAGYHLNGHNTIYHHDNNVPHHCNNLEVPQENGLHFQASQASGQHQQHNNNGQRTPNSNLFGIHHSQEMNSSSQGQNCPWKKRKDILLACPMNMHPYSDPNKTPQEIWEDFSLSFTPAVREVVEFAKHIPGFSTLSQNDQVTLLKAGTFEVLMVRFSSLFNLKERTVTFISGTTYSLEALKSMGMGDLLGTMFDFSEKLNALELSAEELGLFTAVVLVSADRSGIENVNSVEMLQESLIRALRSLVSKNAPNDASRFTKLLLKLPDLRTLNNMHSEKLLSFRIDA, encoded by the exons GTGGGGTAATATCATATATCGGGTCATGCGGAGGCTCTCCCAACCGCACCAGCCCCGTGTCCATGTACAGCGAGAACTCCAACAGCAGCCTGCAGTCCCTTACACAGCCCTGCTTTGGCTCTTCATTCCCACCTTCCCCCAATGGATCCCAGGATTCCTCACGCATGtacaccagcagcagcagcagcagctcaagTTCAGGATCAGGAGAGGACGGAAGCTCATCGTGCTCTGGTGGATCCCCAAGAGGACGCGATGATGGTGGAAGTGCACGCAATTCACCCAACAAATCAGTTGCCACCCTTACTA AGCTGAACGGAATGGTGTTGCTTTGCAAAGTGTGTGGCGACGTGGCTTCAGGATTTCACTATGGTGTCCATGCCTGTGAGGGATGCAAG GGCTTCTTTCGACGCAGCATCCAGCAGAACATCCAGTACAAAAAGTGCCTTAAGAATGAAACCTGTACCATTATGAGGATCAACCGGAACCGGTGCCAGCAGTGCCGTTTCAAGAAGTGTCTGTCTGTGGGAATGTCCCGAGACG CTGTTCGTTTTGGCCGTATCCCGAAACGTGAGAAACAGCGTATGCTGGCCGAGATGCAGAACGCCATGAACAACATGGTGAACAACCAGCTTCAAAATGAATTCCAGCTGGCGAGCATCACATCCAACACCCCTTGCTCTTCGTCTTCATCCCCATCCacctcttcctcatcctcatctccGTGCCCGGGGCTTACAGTGGGACCCCAACCCCAGCCCCCCGCAGTGCCCATAGCATCGTCCCCTTCCCCTCCGGCCCCAGCCTCCCCTTCAGTGCAGCCGGCTCAGAGTCCCCCGGCACTGACGACTTCTCCACCACCGTGCTCCAGCCCAGGTGTAGACAAAACCATAGCCGCCATAACCAGAGCACACCGCGAGACCTTCATCTACGCACATGATAAGTTGGGTCCAGCACTCCTGCCACACAACGGGGAGCTGGACAACCAAAGCAGCAACCGCTGCATGGCTGGATACCACCTCAACGGCCACAACACCATCTACCACCATGATAACAATGTCCCTCATCATTGTAACAACTTGGAGGTGCCACAAGAAAACGGCCTCCATTTTCAAGCCTCCCAAGCCTCTGGACAACATCAGCAGCACAATAACAATGGTCAGCGAACTCCAAACAGTAACCTCTTTGGCATCCACCACAGTCAGGAGATGAACAGCAGCTCCCAGGGTCAGAACTGTCCATGGAAAAAACGCAAGGACATTCTGCTG gctTGTCCAATGAACATGCATCCTTACTCAGACCCCAACAAAACACCACAGGAAATCTGGGAAGACTTCTCTCTTAGCTTCACCCCAGCGGTTAGAGAGGTGGTGGAGTTTGCCAAACATATCCCAGGCTTCAGCACGCTATCCCAGAACGACCAGGTCACTTTGCTGAAGGCCGGAACCTTTGAG GTCCTCATGGTGCGCTTCTCCTCTCTGTTTAACTTAAAAGAGAGGACCGTAACGTTCATCTCTGGCACCACCTACAGCCTGGAGGCCCTGAAAAGCATGGGCATGGGAGACCTGCTGGGAACCATGTTCGACTTCAGTGAAAAACTCAACGCATTAGAGCTCTCAGCAGAAGAACTGGGACTCTTCACTGCAGTCGTGCTGGTGTCTGCAG ACCGCTCTGGCATTGAAAACGTGAATTCAGTGGAGATGCTTCAGGAGAGTTTAATCCGGGCTCTCCGATCCCTCGTCAGCAAGAACGCCCCTAACGACGCCTCCCGATTCACCAAGCTGCTGCTCAAACTTCCTGACCTGCGCACGCTGAATAACATGCACTCAGAGAAGCTGCTCTCATTCCGCATTGACGCCTGA
- the si:dkey-225f5.4 gene encoding ZW10 interactor produces MAAERTEAILERTDPSFLKSCNTTELQETGEGEIMAPYLMDCRRKQKHIFRQLCVVVDMIQLLAGLESVDQLLHKPCPQNPGNEARSAWKALKAEYQARVQEVEEMISTLRDRMEELHEKRKTLETLLSALQIKKEQCKEKERVTAKQNQRAEKQISFQLEDSIQAAQNAMDACDLRFSKLKDEVEKQMAQISDWTILRDGLQTLVNVTHRNMAYRLLSVSSSELCLELLPHAAEKSLEPLRVSITMTTSDEFHLQVFQGTAGLVEEAVKGRLRQVSAALVEVLERYMSQGEMLSEIQALHSRFAIDWCPAEKLLIFLKTASTVCHLRVEEGYPSHGRATLLSVRKDGLLLDITDLEPPVQRPVLTEWLEFLSSNPNI; encoded by the exons atggcGGCGGAGAGAACTGAAGC GATTCTGGAAAGGACCGACCCTTCCTTCCTGAAATCATGCAACACCACCGAACTGCAGGAAACAGGAGAGGGAGAAATTATGGCTCCTTATCTCATG gaCTGCAGGCGAAAACAGAAGCATATATTCAGGCAGCTGTGTGTGGTGGTTGACATGATCCAACTGCTGGCAGGTCTAGAGTCAGTGGATCAGCTACTCCATAAACCATGTCCTCAAAACCCAG GAAATGAAGCTCGTTCTGCGTGGAAGGCTTTAAAAGCCGAATATCAGGCGAGGGTTCAGGAGGTGGAGGAGATGATCAGCACTCTCCGGGATCGCATGGAGGAGCTTCATGAGAAACGGAAGACACTGGAGACTCTACTGTCTGCTCTGCAGATAAAG AAAGAGCAGTgcaaagagaaggagagagtcACAGCTAAACAAAACCAGAGAGCTGAG AAACAAATCAGCTTTCAGTTGGAAGATTCAATCCAGGCAGCCCAAAACGCGATGGATGCCTGTGATTTGCGGTTTTCTAAGCTCAAGGATGAGGTTGAAAAGCAGATGGCTCAAATTAGTGACTGGACAATATTAAGAGATGG GCTGCAGACCTTGGTCAACGTGACTCACAGAAACATGGCGTACAGGCTGCTGTCAGTCAGTTCCTCTGAGCTGTGCCTTGAGCTCTTGCCTCATGCTGCTGAAAAATCACTTGAACCCCTGCGTGTCTCCATCACCATGACAACCAGCGATGAATTTCATCTTCAG gtgtttcAGGGAACTGCTGGTCTTGTAGAGGAGGCAGTGAAGGGCCGTCTTAGGCAGGTGAGCGCCGCCCTTGTGGAGGTGCTGGAGCGCTACATGAGTCAAGGAGAGATGCTGTCTGAGATTCAGGCTCTGCACTCCAG GTTTGCGATTGATTGGTGTCCTGCCGAAAAGCTTCTGATCTTTCTCAAGACTGCGAGCACGGTATGTCACCTGAGGGTTGAGGAGGGATACCCATCACACGGCCGAGCTACTCTCCTGTCTGTGAGGAAAGACGGCCTTCTGCTTGATATCACTGATCTAGAG CCCCCAGTGCAACGTCCGGTTCTGACAGAGTGGCTTGAGTTTCTCTCCTCCAATCCAAACATCTGA